A genomic segment from Corylus avellana chromosome ca5, CavTom2PMs-1.0 encodes:
- the LOC132181455 gene encoding uncharacterized protein LOC132181455: protein MDAQRALLDELMGTARNLTDEERKGYKEITWDSKEVCACYMVRFCPHDLFVNTRSDLGPCPRIHDQKLKESFEKSPRHEAYVPKFEAELAQFCEKLVMDLDRRVRRGRERLAQEVEPTPGPPLSAEKSEQFSVLEEKIKNLLEQVEALGEAGKVDEAEALMRKVEVLNAEKTALTQQPQNDKMLMLAQEKKMALCEVCGSFLVANDAAERTQSHITGKQHIGYGMVRDFIAEYKDAKEKAREEEKLAREKEAEDRRKQREKDNERRRSDSGDRDKNHDRDRDREQVRYRERDRDRERSRDWNARGNRDGGRGDWRFRNGRDGGRDRYRDRSRSRSPDRHGHRRSPRSPVRPY, encoded by the exons ATGGACGCTCAGAGAGCTCTGCTAGACGAGCTTATGGGTACAG CTCGTAATTTGACGGATGAAGAGAGAAAGGGTTACAAGGAAATTACCTGGGACAGTAAGGAGGTTTGCGCTTGCTATATGGTTCGGTTTTGTCCGCACGATCTCTTCGTCAATACGAGGAGCGATCTGG GACCATGCCCTAGAATACATGATCAAAAGTTGAAAGAAAG TTTTGAGAAGTCCCCAAGACACGAAGCATATGTGCCAAAATTTGAAGCTGAACTAGCTCAGTTTTGCGAAAAATTG GTGATGGACTTGGATAGAAGAGTTAGGCGGGGGCGAGAACGCCTTGCTCAAGAGGTGGAACCCACCCCAGGACCTCCCTTATCAGCTGAAAAATCTGAACAGTTTTCCGTGctggaagaaaaaataaagaacctGCTGGAACAAGTGGAGGCCCTTGGTGAAGCTGGGAAGGTGGATGAAGCTGAAGCACTCATGAGAAAG GTGGAGGTGCTTAATGCGGAGAAGACAGCCTTGACCCAACAACCTCAGAATGATAAGATGTTGATGCTTGCTCAGGAGAAAAAGATGGCTCTCTGTGAGGTCTGTGGTTCTTTTCTTGTAGCAAATGATGCGGCTGAGAGAACCCAGTCTCACATCACAGGGAAGCAGCACATTGGTTATGGCATGGTCCGGGATTTCATCGCTGAGTACAAG GATGCTAAGGAGAAGGCAAGGGAAGAGGAAAAATTAGCTAGGGAGAAAGAAGCAGAGGATCGAAGGAAGCAAAGGGAGAAGGATAATGAGAGGAGGAGAAGTGATTCAGGTGACAGGGACAAGAATCATGATCGTGATCGAGATAGGGAGCAAGTTAGATACCGAGAACGAGACAGAGATCGTGAAAGGTCTAGAGACTGGAATGCTAGAGGTAATCGGGATGGAGGAAGAGGGGATTGGAGGTTCAGGAATGGAAGAGATGGAGGCAGGGATAGGTACCGTGATCGGAGCAGGTCACGTTCACCTGATAGGCATGGTCACAGAAGGTCACCTAGAAGTCCAGTTCGTCCGTATTAG